AAGTAGGTGGGGTGCTTGGTCTCGATGTGCAGCCAGACACGGCGGCCCCGCTTGCGGCCCTCGCGCTCGGCCCACTGCAGGACCTCCTCGAAGGTCGGCACCTCCCACACCCCGTCGTAGAGGGTGTTGTGCTGGCGGGTGCCCGGTATGCGCTCCTTGGCGCGCAGGGTCTTGAGCTCCGCGAGCGTGAAGTCCTCGGTGAACCAGCCGGTCAGCTTGGCGCCGTCGACGGTCTTGGTGGTCTTGCGGTCCGCGAACTCGGGGTGCGCGGAGACATCGGTGGTGGCGGTGATGTCGTTCTCGTGACGGCAGACCAGATGCCCGTCCTTGGTGGGGACGAGGTCCTGCTCGATGACGTCCGCGCCCATGTCGAGGGCGAGTTGGTAGGAGCCGAAGGTGTGCTCGGGGCGGTAGCCGCTGGCGCCGCGGTGGCCGACGATCAGCGGCACCGGCAGCTCCTGGGGCGCGCCCTCGCGAGCACGGGCGCTCGCCTGGCCGGCTGTGCCGAATACCGCCGCTCCCGCGCCGAGGGCCGCGGCCCCCAGCACCGTCCGTCGTCCCGGCTGCTGCCACTTGTGCATGCCCACGCTCCTTGTCCGAGGTGTTTTCGTCTGTTCCAGGTGCTTCCGGGTGTTTTCCGGCGTGCGGTGAGGCGTGTTGCACACCGGCCCACGGAACCGGGCCGATCGTAAGCACGGACGGGTCACGCCGGGGAGACGCCCACCAACACAGGGGGGAACATGGAGGTAACACACGTCAACCGTGGGTCAACTGTGCGTATCGACCTCGTGAACCCGATGTGCGAGCCGGAGTGACCCGCGAGTATTGTCCTGGGCTGCAGAGATCTGCGCCCGCTTGACGTTGACCAGTCGCGACCCGGAGGGCCCGTTGTCCCGCATTGTGCTGAAGGCGATTCTCGGATTCGTCATGCGTGTCCTGTACCGCCCGAAGGTCGAGGGCATGGAGCGCATTCCGGCGACCGGACCGGTGATCCTGGCCGGCAATCACGTCACCTTCATCGACTCGCTGTTTCTGAGCCTGGTGGTCAAGCGCCCGGTGTACTTCATCGGCAAGGACGAGTACGTCACCGGCAAGGGCGTCAAGGGCCGGCTGATGGCCTGGTTCTTCACCAGCGCCGGCATGATCCCGGTGGACCGCGACGGCGGGCACGGCGGGGTCGCGGCGCTGATGACCG
This portion of the Streptomyces sp. 2114.4 genome encodes:
- a CDS encoding glycerophosphodiester phosphodiesterase → MHKWQQPGRRTVLGAAALGAGAAVFGTAGQASARAREGAPQELPVPLIVGHRGASGYRPEHTFGSYQLALDMGADVIEQDLVPTKDGHLVCRHENDITATTDVSAHPEFADRKTTKTVDGAKLTGWFTEDFTLAELKTLRAKERIPGTRQHNTLYDGVWEVPTFEEVLQWAEREGRKRGRRVWLHIETKHPTYFRKLGLGLEERLAKALRAHGRHRKNSPNFLQSFEPSSIQRLDKLVDCPKVVLLGTLKDRPWDFTASGDPRTVADLVKPEGLKWLAGFAQGIGPDLTVIIPRDADGKLGEPSSVVKDAHAAGLVLHPYTVRNENTFLPTDMRRGTDPNAYGDSLRFFKALLGTGIDGLFSDNPDTALLAAAEFRKR